Within the Microbispora sp. ZYX-F-249 genome, the region ACCGACCTGCCGTCGGCGCCGAGCGCCTCCCCGGCCGTCGTACCCGCCGCCACCACGCGCTCGGCTCCGGCGAGGGTGATGCGTATCTCAAGGGCGGCGGACACGGTGGCTCCTTAGGACAGGTTCGATGCGCGGATCTCGGGGGCCGCGCGCACGCGGGGCGGCGGCTCCGGTCGTCTCCGATGCTACCGGTGCCGCCGCCCCCGAATGGCGGGGATGCGCCGCGCCCGCCCGCCCGCGTCCCGGCCTCCCGACGAGAGGGACCGGGATTCGCCGGGTCCGGGGAGTCAGTACGGCCACGTCCAGTCGCGGATCTCGGCGGGGTCCTCGCCGTACTCGCGGGTGTGGGCGCGGGCGCGCAGCCGGGCGTCGGCCATGCGCTGGCGCAGGTGGGCGGCGCTGCTGCCCAGGCCGGGCACCCGGTCGATCACGTCCATCACCAGGTGGAAGCGGTCGATGTCGTTGAGCATCGCCATGTCGAACGGCGTGGTCGTGGTGCCCTCCTCCTTGTAACCGCGCACGTGGATGTTCTCGTGCCCCGTGCGCCGGTAGGTCAGGCGGTGGATCAGCCACGGGTAGCCGTGGAAGTTGAAGATGATCGGCCGGTCCGTGGTGAACAGCGCGTCGAACTCGGCGTCGGGCAGGCCGTGCGGGTGCTCGGAGGCCGGCTGCAGCCGCATGAGGTCGACCACGTTGATCACCCGGATCCGCAGCTCGGGCAGGTGCTCGCGGAGCAGTGCGGCGGCGGCCAGGGTCTCCAGCGTGGGCACGTCGCCGGCGCAGGCGAGCACGACGTCGGGGTCGGCGCCCTCGTCGGTGGAGGCCCAGTCGAGGATGCCGAGTCCGCGGGTGCAGTGGACGACCGCCTCGTCCATGCTCATCAGGTCGAGCACGGGCTGCTTGCCCGCCACGACGACGTTGACGTAGTCGCGCGAGCGCAGGCAGTGGTCGGCGACCGACAGCAGGGTGTTGGCGTCCGGCGGCAGGTAGACGCGCACGACCTCGGCCTTCTTGTTGACGACGACGTCGAGGAAGCCGGGGTCCTGGTGGCTGAAGCCGTTGTGGTCCTGACGCCACACATGGGACGACAGCAGGTAGTTCAGCGAGGCGACCGGCCGCCGCCAGGGGATCTTGCGGGAGGACTCCAGCCACTTGGCGTGCTGGTTGAACATCGCGTCGACGATGTGGATGAAGGCCTCGTAGCAGTTGAACAGCCCGTGACGGCCGGTCAGCAGGTAGCCCTCCAGCCAGCCCTGGCACTGGTGCTCGCTGAGCACCTCCATGACCCTGCCCCGGGGGCCGAGGTTCTCGTCGGTCGGCAGCAGGGCGGCCTCCCACTCCTTGCCGGTCGTCTCGAAGACGGCCGACAGGCGGTTGGAGGCGGTCTCGTCCGGGCCGAGCAACCGGAAGTTCGAGGGGTTGGCGGCGATGACGTCGCGCAGGAACGCCCCGAGGACGCGGGTCGGCTCGCTGGAGTCCGACGCCGGTGCCTTGACCTCGACCGCGTAGTCACGGAAGTCGGGCAGCACCAGCGGGCGCAGCAGTTCCCCGCCGTTGGCGTGCGGGCTGGCGCTCATCCGCAGCGGCCCGTCCGGGACGGTCCGCGTGATCGTCTCGACCGGCCGTCCGTCGGCGTCGAACAGCTCCTCCGGCCGGTAGGAGCGCATCCACTCCTCCAGGGCCGCCAGCCGGTCCGACCGGTCCCGTACGTCGGTCAGCGGCACCTGGTGGGCCCGCCAGGTGCCCTCGACCGGGAGCCCGTCGACCTCGCGCGGCCCGGTCCAGCCCTTCGGCGTACGCAGGATGATCATCGGCAGCGGGCCGCCGTCGGTCATCTGGTCGAAGACCGTGTCGAGGGTGCCGGCCATCAGCTCGTGCATCTCGGCCGGTTCGTGGCCGGAGACGATGTGCGGGCGGTAGCCGTACCCCTCGAAGAGCTTGATCAGCTCCTCCTCGGGAATCCTGGCCAGCACGGTCGGGTTGGCGATCTTGTATCCGTTGAGATGCAGGATCGGCAGGACCACCCCGTC harbors:
- a CDS encoding phosphoketolase family protein, yielding MNAYGNIDAYWRAANYLSVGQIYLMDNPLLTEPLKPEHVKPRLLGHWGTTPGLNFCFAHLNRIIRARSQDMIYIAGPGHGGPAAVAHAWLEGAYTERYPHITRDAEGMRRLFRQFSFPGGIPSHVAPETPGSIHEGGELGYALSHAYGAAFDNPGLVVACVVGDGEAETGPLATAWHSNKFLNRDTDGVVLPILHLNGYKIANPTVLARIPEEELIKLFEGYGYRPHIVSGHEPAEMHELMAGTLDTVFDQMTDGGPLPMIILRTPKGWTGPREVDGLPVEGTWRAHQVPLTDVRDRSDRLAALEEWMRSYRPEELFDADGRPVETITRTVPDGPLRMSASPHANGGELLRPLVLPDFRDYAVEVKAPASDSSEPTRVLGAFLRDVIAANPSNFRLLGPDETASNRLSAVFETTGKEWEAALLPTDENLGPRGRVMEVLSEHQCQGWLEGYLLTGRHGLFNCYEAFIHIVDAMFNQHAKWLESSRKIPWRRPVASLNYLLSSHVWRQDHNGFSHQDPGFLDVVVNKKAEVVRVYLPPDANTLLSVADHCLRSRDYVNVVVAGKQPVLDLMSMDEAVVHCTRGLGILDWASTDEGADPDVVLACAGDVPTLETLAAAALLREHLPELRIRVINVVDLMRLQPASEHPHGLPDAEFDALFTTDRPIIFNFHGYPWLIHRLTYRRTGHENIHVRGYKEEGTTTTPFDMAMLNDIDRFHLVMDVIDRVPGLGSSAAHLRQRMADARLRARAHTREYGEDPAEIRDWTWPY